A single genomic interval of Malania oleifera isolate guangnan ecotype guangnan chromosome 11, ASM2987363v1, whole genome shotgun sequence harbors:
- the LOC131168275 gene encoding elongator complex protein 5 isoform X1, with protein sequence MAESMCRALRDGSLEGELAPALTIRDSVHSPFGLDVFNHVLIQHSSNILAGKSQSRGLVLVAFSRSPSFYVNLLESRGVNLESPRKWFQILDCYTDPLGWKDQLMRCGKISNISQEASTSTVSLCKDVRDVDKLFSSIIELGKGLIGEGKGRFSVAMDLYFFGRSLVFFFGCCMEASCQVTIVDQKVARDIVLTEETKNKNIMETAAFEYMSSMVATLEPMSNSTNGPRVDSENLPLLEQSYRKGKLSVRFKRRNGRVRLMSEFFHVEQSGINFTSVSSEDIIINQGLSPKVQFNLQLSEKEQIDRANVILPFEHQGNGKPIQIYDGRRSLADVKDDTAPASTLKSQMAGDSGKGEIIYFRDSDDEMPDSDEDPDDDLDI encoded by the exons ATGGCGGAATCTATGTGCAGAGCTCTGCGGGATGGATCACTAGAGGGAGAACTTGCACCTGCTTTAACCATTAGGGATTCTGTACACTCACCTTTCGGACTCGATGTCTTCAATCACGTTCTTATCCAACACTCATCCAACATTTTGGCGGGAAAGTCTCAGTCGCG AGGTCTCGTGCTAGTTGCCTTTTCCCGGAGTCCATCGTTTTATGTTAATTTGCTTGAGAGCAGAGGAGTGAATCTCGAATCGCCCCGCAAATG GTTTCAGATATTGGATTGTTATACGGATCCTCTGGGTTGGAAAGATCAGCTTATGAGGTGTGGAAAGATTAGCAATATCTCTCAGGAAGCCTCAACTTCGACAGTGAGTCTGTGCAAGGATGTGAGGGATGTTGATAAGTTGTTCTCTTCTATAATTGAATTGGGTAAAG GGCTGATTGGAGAAGGAAAGGGTCGTTTCTCTGTTGCGATGGACTTG TATTTTTTTGGCAGAAGTCTAGTCTTTTTCTTTGGATGTTGCATGGAAGCTTCCTGTCAAGTGACAATTGTGGACCAAAAAGTTGCCAGAGACATAGTTTTAACTGAAgagacaaaaaacaaaaacatcaT GGAAACAGCTGCTTTTGAGTACATGTCTTCTATGGTTGCCACTCTGGAACCTATGAGTAATTCTACCAATGGACCCAGAGTTGATTCAGAAAACTTACCTTTGCTCGAACAGAGTTATAGGAAAGGGAAGTTGTCTGTGCGGTTCAAGCGCAGGAATGGACGAGTTAGACTGATG AGTGAATTCTTTCATGTTGAGCAATCGGGCATAAACTTCACGTCTGTTTCTTCAGAGGACATAATAATAAATCAAGGCCTTTCACCAAAG GTGCAGTTCAATCTACAGCTTTCAGAAAAAGAGCAGATAGACAGGGCTAATGTTATTCTTCCATTTGAACACCAAG GGAATGGCAAGCCTATACAAATTTATGATGGTCGAAGATCTCTTGCTGATGTCAAAGATGATACAGCACCTGCTTCAACCTTGAAGTCTCAAATGGCTGGGGACTCTGGCAAGGGTGAGATAATATATTTCCGTGATTCGGATGATGAGATGCCAGATTCTGATGAGGACCCAGATGATGATTTGGATATATAA
- the LOC131168275 gene encoding elongator complex protein 5 isoform X2 encodes MAESMCRALRDGSLEGELAPALTIRDSVHSPFGLDVFNHVLIQHSSNILAGKSQSRGLVLVAFSRSPSFYVNLLESRGVNLESPRKWFQILDCYTDPLGWKDQLMRCGKISNISQEASTSTVSLCKDVRDVDKLFSSIIELGKGLIGEGKGRFSVAMDLVSEILRHTSMPLAASLLSNLRSHDQISCTFWLLHLDLHEIRETAAFEYMSSMVATLEPMSNSTNGPRVDSENLPLLEQSYRKGKLSVRFKRRNGRVRLMSEFFHVEQSGINFTSVSSEDIIINQGLSPKVQFNLQLSEKEQIDRANVILPFEHQGNGKPIQIYDGRRSLADVKDDTAPASTLKSQMAGDSGKGEIIYFRDSDDEMPDSDEDPDDDLDI; translated from the exons ATGGCGGAATCTATGTGCAGAGCTCTGCGGGATGGATCACTAGAGGGAGAACTTGCACCTGCTTTAACCATTAGGGATTCTGTACACTCACCTTTCGGACTCGATGTCTTCAATCACGTTCTTATCCAACACTCATCCAACATTTTGGCGGGAAAGTCTCAGTCGCG AGGTCTCGTGCTAGTTGCCTTTTCCCGGAGTCCATCGTTTTATGTTAATTTGCTTGAGAGCAGAGGAGTGAATCTCGAATCGCCCCGCAAATG GTTTCAGATATTGGATTGTTATACGGATCCTCTGGGTTGGAAAGATCAGCTTATGAGGTGTGGAAAGATTAGCAATATCTCTCAGGAAGCCTCAACTTCGACAGTGAGTCTGTGCAAGGATGTGAGGGATGTTGATAAGTTGTTCTCTTCTATAATTGAATTGGGTAAAG GGCTGATTGGAGAAGGAAAGGGTCGTTTCTCTGTTGCGATGGACTTG GTATCTGAAATTTTGAGACATACATCTATGCCATTAGCTGCAAGCCTTTTAAGCAACCTTCGTAGCCATG atcaaatttcttgtaccttTTGGTTGTTACATTTGGACCTTCATGAAATCAGGGAAACAGCTGCTTTTGAGTACATGTCTTCTATGGTTGCCACTCTGGAACCTATGAGTAATTCTACCAATGGACCCAGAGTTGATTCAGAAAACTTACCTTTGCTCGAACAGAGTTATAGGAAAGGGAAGTTGTCTGTGCGGTTCAAGCGCAGGAATGGACGAGTTAGACTGATG AGTGAATTCTTTCATGTTGAGCAATCGGGCATAAACTTCACGTCTGTTTCTTCAGAGGACATAATAATAAATCAAGGCCTTTCACCAAAG GTGCAGTTCAATCTACAGCTTTCAGAAAAAGAGCAGATAGACAGGGCTAATGTTATTCTTCCATTTGAACACCAAG GGAATGGCAAGCCTATACAAATTTATGATGGTCGAAGATCTCTTGCTGATGTCAAAGATGATACAGCACCTGCTTCAACCTTGAAGTCTCAAATGGCTGGGGACTCTGGCAAGGGTGAGATAATATATTTCCGTGATTCGGATGATGAGATGCCAGATTCTGATGAGGACCCAGATGATGATTTGGATATATAA